The DNA window GCCGACTTCGCGTGGGCGGGGGCGGCGAGAGCCGCCAGCGCGAGCAGGGCGACGAGGAGCGAGGCGCGGGCGTCCGTGTGCATGGCGTCGGGGCGACCTCCGGGGCGAGGATGGCGCACACACGTGGAGGGCGCCGGTGGGGACGCGCCGGAGCCCCCTCCCGGCCGCCCCGCGGCGGACGGGTCGGCGGCCGAGCATGGGGTCTTGCCCTACCCTGCGCCCGTGCCGCGTCCCGGGGTGCATGCGACGAGGGTGTGCCTGCTCGCGCTGCTCGCCGGCCTCCTGCTGGCGGGCGCGGCCGGCGCCGGGCCGGCCGACACCGGGCCGGCCGACACCGGGACGGCGGGGGCCGCGCCCGAGACCCCAGCGCTCGACGAGTTCGACCGGGAGCTCGAGGCCGCCGCGATCCCGGATCCGATCGAGCGGGTGAACCGCGGGGTCTTCGCCGGCAACCGCGCCGTCGACCGGATGGTGCTCGACCCGGTGACGCGCGCCTACGGCCGGGTCGTGCCCGATCCGATCAAGCGCGCGATCGCGCGCGTGTTCGACAACCTGAACCAGCCCGTGGTGATCGCCAACGACCTGCTCCAGCTCCGGCCGCGCCGGGCCGGCAGCGCGACGGCGCGCTTCGTGCTGAACAGCACCTTCGGGTTCGCCGGGATCTTCGACCCCGCCCGCGAGGCCGGCTTTCCGCCCCATCGCTCCGATTTCGGGCAGACGCTCGGCCGCCATGGGGTCGGGCCCGGCGTCTACCTCGTGATCCCGCTGCTCGGGCCGAGCAGCGCGCGGGACGCCGTCGGCACCCTCGTCGACCTCGCGTTGCGGCCCGACACCTGGCTCCTGCCGATTCCGCCGCGCCTGCTGCTCGGCGGCACCTGGGGGATCAGCGAGCGCGAGGAGCACCTCGAGGCGCTCGACGCGCTCGAGCAGTCGTCGGTCGACTTCTACGCCGCGATCCGCAGCGCGTACTGGATGAGCCGGGAGGCCTTCGTGCGCGAGAGCCACCCGGCGCCCGCGACCGGCGCCGCACCCGCGCCGCCCGATCTCGCGACGGCGCCCTGAGCCGGCTCAGGCTTCCTGCGCGCCGCGCTCCTGGGCCGCGATCTTCTGCTCGATCGCCTCGAGCAGCGCGTCGAAGCCCTCGCGCTTGAGCAGGCCCGAGTACTGCGAGCGGCGCAGCGCGAGCTCGCTCACGGTGCCGTTCATGAACACGTCGATGATGCGCCAGCGGCCGGCTTCGGCGCGCATCCGGTAGTCGAGCGCCACCGCTTCCCCGCTGGCGCGCAGGATGCGGGTCTTCACCAGCACCGTGTCGTGCGAGGCGGGCTCCACGCCGAG is part of the Deltaproteobacteria bacterium genome and encodes:
- a CDS encoding VacJ family lipoprotein, which produces MPYPAPVPRPGVHATRVCLLALLAGLLLAGAAGAGPADTGPADTGTAGAAPETPALDEFDRELEAAAIPDPIERVNRGVFAGNRAVDRMVLDPVTRAYGRVVPDPIKRAIARVFDNLNQPVVIANDLLQLRPRRAGSATARFVLNSTFGFAGIFDPAREAGFPPHRSDFGQTLGRHGVGPGVYLVIPLLGPSSARDAVGTLVDLALRPDTWLLPIPPRLLLGGTWGISEREEHLEALDALEQSSVDFYAAIRSAYWMSREAFVRESHPAPATGAAPAPPDLATAP